From a single Silene latifolia isolate original U9 population chromosome 6, ASM4854445v1, whole genome shotgun sequence genomic region:
- the LOC141588022 gene encoding uncharacterized protein LOC141588022 translates to MVFKCMTEELRTEVDIYLLQKTNDGKLGFGAIREAGERFGLSDRSISNIWKLAKIEPHSSPLHPKLSDLDKEQRLLHSLKSLVVKQQIQEFLDLNSIPVIEIIFDEMSNTIHMDEKWFFITEDNEKVYIVEGEELPHRSCQSKRFITKVMFMCAVTRPIFGADGELIFDGKICMFPFKHEVAVGRSSRNRPRETPETKPFESITKQVVKDCLIHQVIPVIKSVWPDCLSKHIYIQ, encoded by the exons ATGGTGTTCAAGTGTATGACAGAAGAATTGAGGACTGAAGTTGACATCTACTTGCTTCAAAAAACTAATGATGGGAAGCTTGGATTTGGTGCTATTAGAGAGGCAGGAGAAAGGTTCGGGTTGAGTGATAGAAGTATCTCAAATATATGGAAACTTGCAAAAATCGAG CCTCATTCAAGTCCATTACATCCCAAACTCAGTGACTTAGACAAAGAACAAAGGCTACTGCATTCACTAAAGTCATTGGTGGTTAAACAACAAATACAAGAATTTCTGGATCTAAATTCAATCCCAGTGATTGAAATAATATTTGATGAGATGAGCAACACTATCCACATGGATGAGAAATGGTTCTTCATAACAGAAGACAATGAAAAGGTGTATATAGTGGAAGGGGAGGAGCTACCACATAGGAGCTGCCAGTCAAAGAGGTTCATCACAAAGGTTATGTTCATGTGTGCAGTAACTAGGCCAATATTTGGAGCAGATGGGGAGTTAATATTTGATGGGAAAATATGCATGTTTCCATTTAAACATGAAGTAGCAGTAGGAAGGTCTAGCAGAAATAGGCCAAGGGAGACACCGGAAACTAAGCCCTTTGAATCAATCACAAAACAAGTTGTTAAAGATTGTCTAATTCATCAAGTTATACCAGTAATTAAGAGTGTGTGGCCAGATTGCTTAAGCAAGCACATTTACATTCAATAA